In Brevibacterium zhoupengii, the following are encoded in one genomic region:
- a CDS encoding sodium:proton antiporter, whose protein sequence is MVLALTIGVLTAGGVYLMMQRSMVRGVFGLTLISHAANFILLSAGVGAWRVEPLSNRGDQSLAADPLPQAFVLTAIVITLAVTIFMLALAVLGHDDDQKRAPETGEGRES, encoded by the coding sequence ATGGTCCTAGCCCTCACAATCGGAGTGCTCACCGCCGGTGGTGTGTACCTCATGATGCAGCGGTCGATGGTCAGAGGAGTCTTCGGACTCACTCTCATCTCCCACGCTGCGAACTTCATCCTCCTCTCCGCCGGGGTCGGCGCCTGGCGCGTCGAACCGCTGAGCAATCGTGGAGATCAGAGCCTGGCGGCAGACCCGTTGCCGCAGGCCTTCGTCCTCACCGCCATCGTCATCACTTTGGCGGTGACGATCTTCATGCTCGCCCTGGCCGTCCTGGGTCACGACGATGATCAGAAACGAGCCCCCGAGACAGGGGAGGGCCGCGAATCATGA
- a CDS encoding monovalent cation/H+ antiporter subunit D family protein encodes MNPAFLLLLIGLPLLFSALSVLITSRTFDRILLLAAPSFVGVSGIVLLIVHQRQPVLAHSVGGYVPGLAIPFVSDTFTALMLVLTSVVAVVSCIFLITTGEDQYRFVPALILMMLTGVYGALLTGDLFNFFVFIEVMVLPAYALIAVTGTWRRLGVGRMYVMVNLLTSTILLIGVGFVYGATGTVNIAVLAQMGAPTGQGALAIGVVLFALIIKAGGAPFHGWLVRSYPNTSAGMMSLFSGLHSKVALYAIYRIYTTMYGEPAAWVNVIVVIAIASILIGSVSGFGQNRVRNVLAFQMTGGVGHILLGVVLLTSTALGAGAFYMVHHMITMSGLLLIMGAVEQTYGSGSFKKLTGLASRERWATILMILGLFSLIGLPPTSGLWGKVGLITAATGSEGTLGWWLAGAIVLGALISLLALQRLWRNTFWGPPMQTYRPDSAETGRAPAVPITRSVRIPARLLVPGTIMIALSVAIFAYPAPLLEVTSRAAAALLDHSAYIEAVTAQ; translated from the coding sequence ATGAACCCCGCCTTCCTGCTCCTGCTCATCGGCCTGCCGCTTCTGTTCTCGGCGCTGAGCGTGCTCATCACCTCCCGCACCTTCGACCGCATCCTGCTGCTGGCGGCCCCGAGCTTCGTCGGCGTCTCCGGCATCGTCCTGCTCATCGTCCACCAACGGCAGCCCGTGCTTGCCCACTCCGTGGGCGGATACGTCCCCGGCCTGGCCATCCCCTTCGTCTCCGACACGTTCACCGCTCTGATGCTGGTGCTCACCTCCGTCGTCGCCGTCGTCAGCTGCATCTTCCTGATCACCACAGGTGAGGACCAATACCGGTTCGTCCCGGCACTGATCCTGATGATGCTCACCGGCGTCTACGGTGCGCTGCTGACCGGAGACCTCTTCAACTTCTTCGTGTTCATCGAAGTCATGGTCCTGCCGGCCTACGCCCTCATCGCGGTCACCGGAACCTGGCGCCGCCTCGGCGTGGGTCGCATGTACGTCATGGTCAACCTCCTGACCTCGACGATCCTGCTCATCGGGGTGGGCTTCGTCTACGGAGCCACCGGCACCGTGAACATTGCGGTCCTCGCCCAGATGGGGGCACCGACCGGGCAGGGAGCTCTGGCCATCGGCGTCGTCCTCTTCGCACTGATCATCAAGGCAGGGGGCGCGCCCTTCCACGGTTGGCTGGTACGCAGCTACCCGAACACCTCGGCGGGCATGATGTCGCTGTTCTCGGGACTGCACTCGAAGGTCGCTCTCTACGCGATCTATCGGATCTACACCACCATGTACGGTGAACCTGCCGCCTGGGTCAACGTCATCGTCGTCATCGCCATCGCCAGCATCCTCATCGGCTCAGTGTCCGGATTCGGACAGAACAGGGTGCGCAACGTCCTCGCCTTCCAGATGACCGGCGGGGTCGGACACATACTGCTCGGTGTGGTCCTCCTGACCTCGACTGCGCTGGGCGCCGGTGCCTTCTACATGGTCCACCACATGATCACGATGTCTGGGCTGCTGCTCATCATGGGAGCCGTCGAACAGACCTACGGCAGCGGCTCATTCAAGAAGCTCACCGGGCTGGCCAGCCGAGAAAGGTGGGCGACGATCCTGATGATCCTGGGCCTGTTCTCCCTCATCGGCCTCCCGCCCACCTCGGGCCTGTGGGGCAAGGTCGGACTCATCACCGCTGCTACCGGCAGCGAAGGCACACTGGGCTGGTGGTTGGCCGGCGCAATCGTGCTCGGAGCCCTGATCAGTCTGCTGGCTCTCCAACGCCTGTGGCGAAACACCTTCTGGGGGCCGCCGATGCAGACCTACCGACCCGATTCCGCCGAGACCGGACGCGCCCCTGCAGTACCGATCACCAGAAGCGTCCGGATACCCGCGCGACTGCTGGTGCCCGGCACGATCATGATCGCTTTGTCGGTGGCGATCTTCGCCTACCCCGCACCGCTGCTTGAGGTCACTTCTCGCGCCGCTGCAGCATTGCTTGACCACAGTGCCTACATCGAGGCGGTGACGGCACAATGA
- a CDS encoding Na+/H+ antiporter subunit E, whose amino-acid sequence MMRFIHALSYLAYIGWAIVTGSLTIVTRLFRPGQYAQPMIVEIPLRCVTDLEVTLFASSITITPGTLVTAIAAGTSTQPPVLFVHALFEESEEAAMEGLYDMESRLLAMTRGRAPSSPPTASDEVVQEEERS is encoded by the coding sequence ATGATGCGATTCATCCATGCACTGTCCTATCTCGCCTACATCGGCTGGGCCATCGTGACCGGCTCGCTGACCATCGTCACCCGACTCTTCCGGCCCGGTCAGTATGCGCAGCCGATGATTGTGGAGATCCCATTGCGGTGCGTGACCGATCTTGAGGTGACCCTGTTCGCCTCGTCGATCACGATCACCCCCGGAACCCTGGTCACGGCCATCGCCGCAGGCACCTCCACACAGCCGCCGGTGCTCTTCGTCCACGCCCTGTTTGAGGAATCCGAAGAGGCGGCGATGGAAGGTCTCTACGACATGGAGTCACGACTGCTGGCAATGACACGGGGGCGGGCACCGTCCTCACCACCGACCGCCTCCGACGAGGTTGTACAGGAGGAAGAGCGCTCATGA
- a CDS encoding monovalent cation/H+ antiporter complex subunit F has product MTVVVSICIIILAAAVIVGLVRVLTAKDLGSRAIVSDLMYFSAIGMLTMFGILVSSSIVLDAIFLSSMVGILATVALSRILTRGLR; this is encoded by the coding sequence ATGACCGTTGTCGTCAGCATCTGCATCATCATCCTCGCCGCGGCCGTCATCGTGGGCCTGGTCCGTGTACTGACCGCCAAGGACCTGGGTTCGCGCGCGATCGTCAGCGATCTCATGTACTTCTCCGCCATCGGTATGCTCACCATGTTCGGCATCCTCGTCTCCTCGTCGATCGTCCTCGATGCGATCTTCCTGTCATCCATGGTCGGCATCCTGGCCACTGTCGCTCTGTCACGAATCCTCACCAGGGGGCTGCGCTGA
- a CDS encoding cation:proton antiporter — MATTLVGIFGITGSLLMLFSAIAMFRVRDALSRINVFSPATGMGMPLIVAAVYVYDLHAEGFSWGSLLMAVVAVLCLIIVSSVASNTLSRASVLSGQPVYRKTAPNRLARPPAGVVDDDPDSPDHPRTGA; from the coding sequence GTGGCAACTACCCTGGTCGGAATCTTCGGGATCACCGGCTCGCTGCTCATGCTTTTCTCTGCCATCGCGATGTTCCGGGTCCGCGACGCGTTGTCCCGAATCAACGTGTTCTCGCCGGCAACCGGGATGGGCATGCCCCTGATCGTGGCGGCAGTCTATGTCTACGACCTCCACGCCGAAGGCTTCAGCTGGGGCTCTCTGCTGATGGCCGTCGTGGCTGTGCTGTGCTTGATCATCGTTTCGTCCGTGGCCAGCAACACGCTCTCGCGGGCCAGTGTGCTCTCTGGGCAGCCTGTGTACCGAAAAACAGCACCGAATCGGTTGGCCCGCCCACCTGCAGGCGTCGTTGACGACGACCCCGACTCTCCTGATCATCCGAGGACTGGGGCTTGA
- a CDS encoding alpha-ketoglutarate-dependent dioxygenase AlkB family protein, which produces MESLFADEAFDRRPHVIAPGAVWLPGFLDAAAQDWIIRQYAKWQSGPVPAHATSIAGHPMSVRTIGLGWHWQPGRYDRHARDVNGQRVMSFPDWMTRLGSQVVSHAAEVVADDPDSPADAPNLWGLVPESYQPDVALVNYYDGQAKMGMHQDKDEFDPAPVVSLSLGDTCIFRFGNTDNRNKPYEDIRLASGDAFVFGGPARFAFHGVTKILDSTAPAHGRLDHLGGGRINITMRTTGKD; this is translated from the coding sequence ATGGAGTCACTCTTCGCCGACGAGGCCTTCGACCGCCGCCCCCATGTCATCGCACCGGGGGCGGTGTGGTTGCCCGGGTTCCTCGATGCCGCAGCTCAGGATTGGATCATCCGGCAGTACGCGAAATGGCAGTCGGGGCCGGTGCCGGCACATGCGACGTCGATCGCCGGGCATCCGATGAGTGTGAGAACCATCGGGCTGGGCTGGCATTGGCAGCCCGGCCGCTACGATCGGCACGCGCGTGATGTCAATGGCCAGCGCGTCATGTCGTTCCCAGACTGGATGACTCGCCTGGGCAGCCAGGTCGTCTCCCACGCTGCCGAGGTGGTCGCCGATGATCCCGACTCCCCCGCTGATGCACCGAACTTGTGGGGCCTCGTTCCGGAGAGTTACCAACCCGATGTGGCGCTCGTCAACTACTACGACGGTCAGGCGAAGATGGGGATGCACCAGGACAAGGACGAGTTCGACCCCGCTCCTGTCGTGTCTCTATCCCTCGGAGACACATGCATCTTCCGGTTCGGCAACACCGACAACCGCAACAAACCCTATGAGGACATTCGTCTGGCCTCCGGCGATGCCTTCGTCTTCGGAGGGCCCGCCCGCTTCGCCTTTCACGGGGTGACGAAGATCCTCGACTCAACCGCACCTGCGCACGGCCGGCTGGACCACCTCGGCGGCGGCAGGATCAACATCACGATGCGCACCACGGGCAAGGACTAG
- a CDS encoding NAD(P)/FAD-dependent oxidoreductase encodes MAQEFGTVIIGAGIGGGTAVEALRDGGYTGSIALIGADPAAPYYRPDLSKKVMLEGSDPAESALRGEDWYPAHEVTTFFGTTVTGLDPQQQSLTLDNGDSLVYGQVILATGSTPRSLDVPGADLGNIHTLRDAGDAVAIRSQLSQGSKVVIIGGGWVGLEVAAAAQNAGSDVTVVLRSTPPLKSALGKEIGEYFEELHKANGIKFVTEADTTGFSGTKAVETVKTSAGDLPADLVVVGIGADPTIELAASAGLETDNGVIVDERMRSSDANILAIGDIAAAQNTLLNQRLRVEHWDNAVRQAEVAAATITGGDQEYDWEPYFYTDQYDLGMEYVGHGSSDDDVVIRGDRSSGEFIVFWTRSGDVTAAMNVNIWDVGDELRALIGKSVSAARLQDQSIELTDL; translated from the coding sequence ATGGCTCAGGAATTCGGAACTGTCATCATCGGCGCAGGAATCGGCGGCGGAACCGCAGTCGAGGCTCTGCGCGACGGTGGCTACACCGGGTCGATCGCTCTCATCGGCGCCGACCCGGCAGCACCCTACTACCGTCCGGACTTGTCGAAGAAGGTCATGCTCGAAGGCTCAGATCCTGCAGAGTCGGCGCTGCGCGGAGAGGACTGGTACCCCGCCCACGAAGTCACGACGTTCTTCGGCACCACGGTCACAGGCTTGGATCCCCAACAGCAGAGCCTCACACTCGACAACGGCGACAGCCTGGTCTACGGACAGGTGATATTGGCGACCGGTTCGACTCCGCGGTCCTTGGACGTGCCCGGCGCCGATCTGGGCAATATCCACACCCTGCGCGATGCCGGTGATGCCGTAGCAATCCGTTCTCAGCTCAGTCAGGGCAGCAAAGTCGTCATCATCGGCGGCGGCTGGGTCGGTCTCGAAGTCGCTGCGGCTGCCCAGAACGCCGGCAGCGATGTCACCGTCGTCCTGCGTTCGACTCCCCCACTCAAGTCGGCCCTCGGGAAGGAGATCGGTGAGTACTTCGAAGAGCTCCACAAGGCCAACGGCATCAAGTTCGTCACCGAGGCTGACACCACAGGATTCTCAGGAACGAAGGCCGTCGAAACCGTCAAAACCAGTGCCGGTGACCTTCCTGCCGACCTGGTCGTTGTGGGAATCGGCGCAGACCCCACCATTGAACTTGCCGCGTCTGCTGGGCTGGAGACCGATAACGGCGTCATCGTCGATGAGCGTATGCGCTCCAGCGATGCCAATATCCTCGCCATCGGCGATATCGCAGCCGCGCAGAACACGTTGCTCAACCAGCGTCTGCGCGTCGAACACTGGGACAACGCCGTTCGCCAGGCCGAAGTCGCCGCAGCGACCATCACCGGTGGAGACCAGGAATACGACTGGGAACCGTACTTCTACACCGATCAGTACGATCTCGGCATGGAATACGTCGGCCACGGCTCAAGTGACGATGACGTCGTCATCCGCGGCGACAGATCAAGCGGGGAATTCATCGTCTTCTGGACTCGCAGCGGAGACGTCACCGCCGCGATGAACGTCAACATCTGGGATGTCGGTGACGAACTCCGGGCACTCATCGGCAAGAGCGTGTCCGCCGCACGATTGCAGGACCAGTCGATCGAACTCACTGACCTCTGA